The Thermotoga sp. genome contains a region encoding:
- a CDS encoding type II toxin-antitoxin system HicA family toxin produces MKRRDLVREIEKQGCLLIRHGRRHDWYQNPKTNISQPIPRHREIKEYLAKHIITMLTRRA; encoded by the coding sequence ATGAAAAGAAGGGATTTGGTAAGGGAGATAGAAAAACAGGGATGTTTATTAATTCGGCATGGAAGAAGGCATGACTGGTATCAGAATCCTAAAACAAATATATCTCAACCTATACCCCGACATAGAGAAATTAAGGAATACCTAGCTAAACACATTATCACTATGTTAACACGCAGGGCCTAA